cGTGAATTTCACAGCCTCTTTGAATCTTCGGTACTTTTTCACCTTTGGTTTGGGAAGCAATATTTGGATAGAAAACCTCTCAGAAAGcattctaagttttttttttgttaggcTTCTAAAATTTGTAAGTCTCTTTGTCCTACCCTTTTTCTCTTGGCTTACTGTTATTTAATTGCATCTATTATATGGAAGATAGAGTCCAATATATCTGTTATTTTTAAGTGATGCTGATGTTTTTACTTGAAAACAAGCATATCATAGCTTAAATGATCTATCATTTCCATCGTTTATACTAATTAGAGATTTAGCCAAGATTTATTGTTCAACACATACTCATATCTGACACCAGTTAACCTAGGTTTCATGTGTTTCTGTTTTGTCTTTCCTTCGCATATTTTTGCTCTAAATGAATGGTCCGACCTATGGTGTCTCTGAATCTAGTTTCATCTCtaataataaatagatgaagttttttttttcaaatttatcttttctGCTGAGAATGGGAGTTTACCTGTGAGGAGGAAATGCTGGAAGTTTCCTATAGCAATTGATGAAGACAAATGTTGTAtttctttgttaaaatatttactttatctTCTGGATTTTCTGTGTGGTTGGTATCGcaatataataaaactaaatctaATTTAACCTTGTGTCAATTTACTTGCTGGCAACTAGAATTCGAGGTACTAATGGCGTCGTTTAGTTAAATATGATGATATCAGTGTTCGATTAGTTTGCTATATTAACTGGTGTAGATCAGAGTGATGGCTGATAAGAGTTAATTGATTGCCTTCCCTGAATAAGGTAAAcgggattttataaaaaaatatataaatggatAACTTTTCTGCGTAAGTTCATATTTTGATGTAAAGTTCCATTTGAAATTTGATGGTGGGTGTGAAGGCTTGCCTGAAAATCATTAGGTTCCTAGTCTGCAAGGATAtagcaaaattgaaaattgttatCTTTCTTTAAGAATTTGAACCGTGTCAAAATTTAAAGGAACCACATATGTAGCTGTTATTTCTCCTCTAACTTGCTGactgaatttaattttagactGAAATTGCTCGAGTGGTTGTCCCACATAAAATCACATATCGTCCTTAATGGTTGCGGATAAGTCTTCTTGTTGAAAATTGTAAtagactttttttaaaaagttctaTAAGGAGAAAATGAACTGTTATCGCAGGCAAGGAAACTCGAAGTTTAGTTGGATGAGCAAATGAATTTATATCGTAAGTTGGTCTCCAGTAAGGCTTCGACAAAAAATGACTTGGAAGAGAATGATAATGAATCTGGTATTGACCGACTACTAAAACAGCTACAAGAAGTAAATATGAAAATGCAAGACTGGGTCTCATCTGGTGGATCTGAAATGGTTTCTCACACCTTGACTAGAGCGCCAGAGGGTTTCTACTGAAGAACGCAAGAAAAACTTATTTCTATTGAAGAACGCAAGAAAAACTTAAGGAAATATGAGCAAGACAAACTTAAAGAATAGTAAGTATAGGAACTGATGTTTTTGTTAGCTTGAATGTGTTTTCTTGGACAAATAAGAGAAAGATCTTGCCTTTGAGTTCCATGTCTTTAACATTGGTTATCTGAAATAACATCTGTAGTATCTTGGGATTTGTCGGAACTGTTTTTCGAAGAACTTGAGATCTTTTGCTATGTTCAACAAGATTTTCTTATTCAAGAATGTGTTGCAAAAGCTACCATACTTTCCCAAGTTgtcttttgtttggttgatgtCTTGAAAACAGGGGAAACTTGTTATGTGTCTCTAGGACAGCGAAGAAACTTTGATTTCCATGTATATGCTCATTGCTCACACCATTGCTTTCTGTTCTGTATGTGGTTAACAGAGGTTGTCTTTTGCTATATAATCAACAATATTTACTCATTCAAAAATGTGTTTTGACAATAAACATTTTAGCCTTATGTTCGGTCTCACTGTGGATAATGGCATTTGCATATAATGTAAGACTAACATGCTTGTATAGAATATGACTAACATACTTGTATAGAATACGACTAACATGGTAAAACTTAATGATCATGCATTCTGTCATTCAAAGAAAAATTGTCCCACGAGCACCTttgatctttattttctttgttacaATTCTCTTAGTATTATCAACTCTCTGATGTAGGAGCCAATGATTAACACATACGCCAACTTTAGAGATGATGTTCTTCCCCGTATTAAAAGACTTGGGTACAATGCTGTTCAGATCATGGCTATTCAAGAGCACTCATATTATGCTAGCTTCGGGTATTACCTCCATTGTAATATTAGCTCAATCTATTTGTTTCTGTGTATGTTTGAAAGTTTGTAAACTTGTACTAACTGCTATATGGCAGATATAAGTAGACACACTTTTCTGCTTATAACAAGttgcatttaatattttacatgtaCCATGTGACAAACTTCTTTGCACCTAGTAGTCGTTTTGGAACCCTTGATGACCTCAAGTCACTGATAGATAAGGCTCATGAGTTGGGTATACTTGTTCTTATAGATATTGTGCACAGGTAATAGTTATGTCTGCAGGAgaatataatttctaaaaacatGCCCTTCAGCTATATTTGATGTTATACTTTTTGTGCAAACATTTTCCCTGAttgttttgtaaataaaatgaaaacttaaacTCTTTTGTGTTTGTTGTTAGATTTTTTGTGCAAACAAAATTTCCTGGATTGTTTGTACAGGAAATGAGAACTTGAACTCTTATTCTTTTCCTGCTTTGGCTTTATGCTCATTTTTCCAGTAGACTTGATGCAAATATGGCCATGAGAATTTAGGCTCTTATTAGTTGTCACTTTTACTCCGTTTCTCTAGTTGATTTTTgcttcctaaaaaataaatctaaaagagAGAAGCAAAGTCGTAATTGATTGAGAATATATAAATGACTAGAATACTATAAAATTTCTAGTATGATTGTTCACGACCAGCTTGTTGTGAAAGCATTTATTTGCTATATCCCGTTGTTCACGACCAGCTTGTTGTGAAAGCATTTATTTGCTATATCCCCgttcatttttattctatagttaagttgctaattttattttcttatctacCTGTGTATCTGAATGATGTTTTATGAATACAGCTATGCTTCCAATAATATGTTAGATGGGCTGAACATGTTTGATGGAACTGATGGTCATTACTTCCACACAGGGTCAAGGGGTCACCACTCGGTGTGGGATTCTCGTCTTTTTAATTATGGAAGTTGAGAAGTATGTACTTCTACCTAAACATTTCTTAATGAATAGCTTGTTTAAAGATTTGGCTTCCTCCCTTCCagttgtaaatattatttcttaattgttgCTTTAGGTACTGAGGTATCTTCTTTCAAATGCAAGATGGTGGCTGGAGGAGTATAAGTTTGATGGGTACAAATTTGATGGTGTGACTTCAATGATGTATAAGATTTCCTTAAGtaaatgtattatatcttttattaccaagatttacttgattaagaaaatgcattgtatGTTCTATTACTTagcatatgtattatttattttagttttgattttaaattttatttttacttaagagTTCTAacatttggattttaattgtgttattaatttattattttaaattttaaatttaaattcattaattttatatttagttttaaagttaaaattttagtaaaaatttaatttaaataatatttttatttatctttaaaacataatttaatatttatcatagaaataaatattatttaaaatttttttaaagatatgtttttagcggcgtttgtgtgaaaagcgccgctaaaggtctgaTATATAGCGGCATTTGTGGGAAAAGTGCCGCTAACGGTcgtgatctttagcggcgtttgtgggaaaagcgccgctaaaagttaTGATCTTTAGTGGTGTTTGTGGGAAAAGGgctgctaaaggtcatggtctttagcggtgtttctggaaaaagcgccgctaaaggtcttggtctttagcggcatttgtggtAAAAGTgctgctaaaggtcatggtctttagcgacgtttgtgggaaaagcgccgctaaaggtcttggtctttagcggcgtttgtgggaaaagcgccgttaaaggtcttggtctttagcgacgttttagaaaaaaatgccgctaaagttagcgacgcgttctttagcggcattttttctAGCGCTTCTTGAAGCatcgcaaatacttttagcggcgctaaaaagcgccgctaaaggcctaaaaaagcgccgctaaaagcctgttttggtgtagtgggaCAAGCTAAGCTGGCGAGGACAAAAGATTTAAGGTGAGTTTCTATACTCCATTTTGGTTGTTTGCTACTTGAATATTCCACTCGAATGTTAGTTCTGAGTTCAACTTAAATTCCATGGTTATGTATGAATATGGTGATTGAGTatgttttgcatgcaaagcattgtataaatatgtatacgaTTGTAAGAATATTCTCTGGTTGCCAAATGGCTGTGAATTGATGTATTGATAAGTGGCATATTACATGTTATAGTAATGAGTATAATGTCTTGCATGATTTGTATGATTATAAAATGTGGACTATGAAGGGAGTCATTTTAACGGGTTAGCGAAGATAGGAATTTGGCGGAACGAAGGAATAGGCAGATTGATAGGGAATACGAGGGAGTTCGAGGGCATCGTGGAATGGATAACTATTGGTCCATCGGGGCGACATCATGTTGACGGTTATCTACTGGTCCTTTCAGGCAACACCTTGAAAGGGGTTTACTGATTCTTTGGAATCAAAAGTCTATGGTTAGCCATGGCATGATCCAGTGGTGAATAGGTAACACTATGGCGAAATGAAGTTCGCCAGGACAGTGAACCAGGAAGCTTGTCAGGGTATAAAAAGAGGAAGTCATTGTATGACTCGCACATCGAGCAACCTGACATGATGATCTTAGTAAGAATGGTCTGATGTAGGAAATCCTATGAGACTAACTTACAATTATGATACCACTAAGAAAAGGGTACTTGTATATCagtcaaaattcaaattctagGCTGCAATTGAGGATATAATTAAAGAGGTCTTTCTTAAAAGAAGGGTTTGTGCACAGGCTAAGTCACAAGAACATAATTGTTAGGGTTATACAGAAAGCCTATATTAAGTTCAATATGGAATAAATAGGTTAGGGTATATATCTGTAATTGTGGCGAGATATCTACTAATCCACCAATGATAGTTGTCAATCTATACAAAAATTGTGTATATAATTGTTGTTTTTGAgtcaaaaaggaaaaggaaaaaatgaagtttgaaattaaGTTGATCAGGTCAAGTCCTAAAGGAAAGTGTTATTTAGGATATCACACTTATGACTAAGTCAATGGATACATCCGCCAATGGTTAGCTTAATGAACACAAGAGAACAGTAGTAAGAGTAAAACAAGTGATTCAATGCCAATTTCCTTTGAGAAGAGCGTATGGCGTCGTCGTTGCCAAATTAACTATAGAACCTCCTAAAATAAATAGGGAGATAAATTATGTGTATCagtcatttatttattcaactTCAAGTCATTTGCAAACACTATAGTATAGACTCTCACTAAGTATGTGAATTTACGTGTGTTTTACCTTGAATGTAGGGTCAATGAATGACTTAATAATTGTGTGGATGGATCAATTCATACACTTCCAAGTCATATGCAAATAGTGTCATGATTGTATCATGCATATAGAGGGGCACCCTAAGAGGCTACACCACGAGGGATTAGTTAAGTGcattgttttgattttagtttaAAGTTGTAGTATGTGTATATTTACAGGCTTAGCAGGGCTAATTGATTGTAAAAATTTAGTACTTATATAAAAgggaatttatttaaaataatttttttaaacatgttGTTTAATCAAGGAATCAGAAtaaatttgtttgataaatatGATTCTACAATTTGGCGTTGTCTGAGTCTTTAACGAAATAAATTTAGAAGTAATTAAATATTACGGTTTGTTTGTGACATCCAGTACCTGATCCGGTGATCGGGTCGGgcatagggtgttacaattaccAATTCCTTCGATGTAGCACATAACATTGCCCATGTTATActataatttcaaataattttttttttgtaattttataattaggaataaaatgacaaatcttgtaaatattgaaggttaaattttttaattttttagatttaagatcaaattgatagaatttgtaaacaTTGGAGCGCTCAATTTGGTATTAGGCCAATAAAATAAAGCTCACATTAGACTTTTGTTAGGCAACCAACGGAAGATtgactaaaatggaaaaaaattaacacttggatgaccaaaatagaatgaactaattttttactttacccttttctttttgaaaatgaaatagcGAGGAAATAGTTTTGTCAAATAAAGTTGGGGCCACTTCTTTATAGCATTGCTTTTTTATAAACATGTAGGCAAATGTTAAATAAAGGATAACAAAGACTTTGAACTTTCAAGTGAATACTGGTAGATTGATTTTGGGAATTTTTTCTATTTGCCTTTCTACTTGTGGAAATGGTTTACTTGTTTTATAAGTTGTTTTGGTCGTCAAGTATTTTCCAAGGCATCAATGGATTTCAAATGTAATTTACAGGTGTATTAGAATACAGAAGCAACGTTTTACTAACTTTAATTGCCGAACTGGAATAGCATCAAACCTTATTTAAATTACCAATCAACTTGATCGAATTTGGAAGGAGGAAATACTAGCAGTAAATGTAATAGACAAACTATAAAAGATTTATGATGCaatttcttgattttaaaatgaccaaatttgaAATCAATGACTATAAAAGTGTATGAACAAGTTTACTTACACAGTCGACAATACAATCAGTAAAGGAGTTTTGACTTCACTTTGGCCCACCACCTTTTGGGGGTGTCTCTTGGAATGATCTTCATGCAAAAAATTCTCATGGCAAGCCGTATCGACTGTGCTCAAACCAAAAGATACAAGGAAGACCTTGACTTCCAAAGTAATGAACTTGTTTAAATTGGATTAAGTTATTATTAGGCTGGAAATCACTGACATACACCATTATCATAACCTACAGAAATAAGCTCAAAGATGCCCTCATCTGTTCATTTCACTACCCTTGTTCTATTTTGTTGAACTTTGGCCTGCAATGCAACAGCAGAGAAGTTTTAAAGCTCAACCAGTGCAGTAGCTATGTTTTGTTTAATAtgtactaaatatttttttcaagataTAATCTATTcccatttcaaaatataaaaaaaatatattttttggaatatttaattttaaaattataaataactaaaacagaaaaaaaaaataatacttaagTAACCAAAATAGAATGAACTGAGTAATTGGGTCACTATTCTTTTAATTCACCCTTTTCTTTCTGTAAACGAAATAGCAAGGAAATAGTTTGGTCAAGTGAAGTTGGGGCTACTTCTTTATACCGTTGCTTTTTCTGGACCCATTTTTACAAACATATAGGCAAATGTTAGATAAAGGTTACCAAAGACTTTGAACTTTCAAGTCAATAGTGGTAGATTGATTTTGggaattttttctatttcctttcCTGCTTGTGGAAATGGTTATTACTTGTTTTATACCTTGTTTTGGTCCTCAAGTATTTTTCAAGgcatcaattttaaataattaaaagatatgaTTTCAAATGTAATTTACAATGTGATCCGAGTTAAAAATATAGACAAAATTTAATTGTGTACCTGAAAGAGCATTAAATCCTATTTAATTACCAATCAACTTGAACGAATTAGGATGGAGGAGAATCCCAACTTCAGCCTGGCAGCTCATACAAAACACCAAAGCATAATTCAACCGCTTAGTTGATAATACTAGCAGTAAATGTAATAGACAAACTATAAAAGATTTATGATGCAATTTCTTGCTTTAATAAAAATGCCATTAATACCCTGAttttaaaatgaccaaatttgaAATCAATGACTATAAAAGTGTATGAACAAGTTTACTTACACTGTCGACAATATAATCAGTGAAGGAGTTTTGACTTCACTTTGGCCCACCACCTTTTAGGGGTGTCTCTAGGAATGATCTTCTTGCAAAAAATTCTCATGGCAAGCCGTATCGACTTGGCTCAAACCAAAAGATACAAGGAAGACCTTGACTTCCAAAGTAATGAACTTGTTTAAATTGGATTAAGTTATTATCAGGCTGGAAATCACTGATATACACCATTATCATAACCTATAGAAATGTTGGAACAATGAACAAGAATGAATGAAACAAGCAATTTCTTGTGCTTGAAGGCTCGATACTTGCTGTGAAAACAAGACAGAATTTCAGCTTAAAGAACAAAACAAAGCAATGAATAAGAGAGTATATTGGATGATGAATtctttgatgaatttttcattaacttaaaaaaatggCATAATGCCAATATATATACCAGACATAAGCTGGTCAAAGAGAAACAAAACAATTACCTAAACactacctactaccactaagtaCATTGAAACTTGTTAAACTTAACTTGTACACTTTGCAAAGCTGATTTATTAGCTCAAATATTACCTAATAACATCAAGTACATTGACAGCTTAGTTCTAATCAAACTAAGTAACAAAACAAACACTTAAAgtaaccaaaataaatcaatGACATGAACTTCAATTTGCAATTTGTTTGCTTCAGGCGGTTTACATTGCTTCTTGTCAGCATGCAGGCCagcttcaacactcctccttggcttGCATGTTGCAAACTCTCAATCTTATTCTCAAATACTCGAACCTTGATACACTAAGGGGCTTTGTCAGGATATCAGCTAGTTGATCCTCAGAACTACAATGAATCAGTTTCACCTCTTGAGCTTGTTCCATTTCcctaacaaaatgaaatttaaagttCTTTGTCCTTCCATGGAGCACTggattct
The window above is part of the Gossypium raimondii isolate GPD5lz chromosome 9, ASM2569854v1, whole genome shotgun sequence genome. Proteins encoded here:
- the LOC105798226 gene encoding 1,4-alpha-glucan-branching enzyme 1, chloroplastic/amyloplastic isoform X1, with protein sequence MSSLTLKGKASDQAPALANIQTAQKRPVSQPVSQPKPQASLNLRYFFTFGLGSNIWIENLSESILSFFFVRLLKFEPMINTYANFRDDVLPRIKRLGYNAVQIMAIQEHSYYASFGRFGTLDDLKSLIDKAHELGILVLIDIVHSYASNNMLDGLNMFDGTDGHYFHTGSRGHHSVWDSRLFNYGS
- the LOC105798226 gene encoding 1,4-alpha-glucan-branching enzyme 2-2, chloroplastic/amyloplastic isoform X3, with protein sequence MSSLTLKGKASDQAPALANIQTAQKRPVSQPVSQPKPQASLNLRYFFTFGLGSNIWIENLSESILSFFFVRLLKFEPMINTYANFRDDVLPRIKRLGYNAVQIMAIQEHSYYASFGYASNNMLDGLNMFDGTDGHYFHTGSRGHHSVWDSRLFNYGS
- the LOC105798226 gene encoding 1,4-alpha-glucan-branching enzyme 2, chloroplastic/amyloplastic isoform X2, producing the protein MSSLTLKGKASDQAPALANIQTAQKRPVSQPVSQPKPQASLNLRYFFTFGLGSNIWIENLSESILSFFFVRLLKFEPMINTYANFRDDVLPRIKRLGYNAVQIMAIQEHSYYASFGRFGTLDDLKSLIDKAHELGILVLIDIVHRVKGSPLGVGFSSF